The nucleotide sequence ATTTTTTATCTACTTTAAAAATGGCTTTATTATTACTCGTTTTGGCTTTGGAGTATAAAATTTCCTTAGATCCATTAAAACCATATAAATAGATATCTGAATCTGAATAATATGCTGGCAAGTCAACAGCTACTGTAAACTGAGAGAAAAAAGAAGCAGACATTATAACACTGCAGATGATCAATAATTTTTTCATAATGTAAAAATAAAAAACTCACCGTAATAAGTGAGTTTTTTTGCAAATATATATTGTAATTAATGTAATATTTTTGATTTTGGTTTCAAATAAACTGCTGAAACTATTAACAAAGTCCCTATGATAAATAATACAAAAGTGTACGCATCTATCGGAGAGGCTGGATAGGCTCCAATATCACCCGATTCGGGATTTTCTGGCGGTGGTGGCACAGCTTGTGCCCAACTAAAAATACTCGTCAGTATTGTTAAGAAAATGTATAATTTTCTGTTAGATAAAAAATTAATCATCATTATATTTTGTGTTTTAGTTAACGATTTTTTTGATAACTACTTCTCCTTTTTCAGAAGTTGCCTTTACAACAAATACGCCCTTCGCCTGGTAATTAACTGGGATCAGATAGTCTGTATTAGTTGAAATATTAGATTTTGAACTCATAAGCTGACCAGAAACCGAATATACTTCTACAGTAGCCTTGTTCCAATTCTTGGCAAATCTGACAACCCAATGAGAATCCTTTTTCGCTATAAATGTTTGGGAAGCAAGAACACTTTCTGCCAATAAAGTGGCATCCGGTTTTTGATAATATAAACCCAAATTCTGATTTCCACTTAGAGAAAAACTGCTGCCATCATCTATTTTGAATAGTTGCCCCTGAGAATCTTTTAAATAGAAATGATTACCGTTGGATAAACCATTCGGCATTCTTTCTCCTTTCTCATAGACTTCAAAAGCCAAATAATAAGGGGAAGTCGTGTAATTGATAAACAAAGGAACTTCTTTTGATTTGAAATCAATTTCATTAGCTTCATTTATGTAAAGCTTTGTGATAATATTAGTATCCTCTCCACCATTTATATTTTCCTCTTTCGTATAGATAATGCTGTCATCTCCATTATAGGCCTGCAAAAGAGTATTCCCGGGATTATTACCTGTAATAGCAGACGGAGATATAGCATAATAGGTTCTGCCTATTTCCAAACTATCACTATCATACATAATTACAGCCAGCTGCTTCACGATTTTATCAGCAGGAATATCCGTACCATCAGCCGTTCTGCTTGTCGGATTGGTTGTGTCCGTGGTATTGTTTCTTGAAACATTAGAAAATCTTCTAAGTGCAGTAAAGTCTATTTTAGATGCAGTATTACTTCCATTGTCTGTGGAAAGCTTGATCATAAACTCTCCCATCGGCTTTATGATCAATCTGTTAGCGCTAATATCCCCTGCCTGAAAGACCCCGGAACTCGCTGTCAGCACTATAGTTCTTCCGGCAGTTCCGTTACTGCCTCCATTATTATTTTCTGAAGGATAACCGGTTCCACTCGCTTTTGTCCAAGTCAGCCCCGATGTGTAATAGGCAACTCCCTGCAAATTAGGAATTGCATTACCATCAGAGTTAGTTGTTTCAGCCTGCCCTATATATTTAAGATCAATATTTGTAAGGAAAGGATTGGCAACCTGATACAAGTTTTTACCATAATTGGTATCCCAGTTTCCACTATTTCCAGTCTTGGACTGAAATGGATCATCTAGATACGTTCTATATTTCTCACCAAAATAATTTGCAGCAGAGCCATTAAAACCAAAACTTATACCCGCAGCAGCTCCCGTTAGCGATAACGATTGAACAGTAGTTATGTCGGAAACAGGAATCCCAGAAAAAGTGGTCACATTTCCTGTATTAGCAGCATCCCAAACAACTGTTCCGGCACTGTTTCTTCTAGGGATAATGTAATAATCTAACGCCGTTCCTACATTAACTGTAGTAAGATCGCCTCCTGAAACAATCTGATCAAACCTTGCTTTAGCATTATTCCATTTGAAAACAGAGCTTGGGCTAAAACGTCCTGCAGAATTATTTGAACCATTAGTAACATTCAAATAGTTGCCTGCCGTATTACTTGGACTATTGGTAATGTTGGAAACAAGATCAGAAATTTTATAATTAAAGAAGGGCAAACTTATCTGTTGTCTTGCAGTAGTTCCGCTATTAACGTCTGCTAGGTATTCTTTGTTCACTTTTCCTGTGATATTAGCTTGGGGAATACCCGTAATATATAACTGTCCATAACTAGTGGTGGAAGCAAGCTTCAGATTAAAACTGGAGCTACTGCCAACAGTTAGCACGTCAGAAGATGACGCATTTAGCACCACATTTCCTGAGTTATTTACAACAGCATTGCCGTCAGTTTGAAGCCCACCACCGTTATATAATAAAGTCTGAGATTGTATGGTAACCAACGCCGAATTTCCAACGTAGGTAAGAACTTGTGTAAAACAAAAAGTATTGAATAATAGTAATTTGAAAGTAAAGATTTTTTTTATCATCATCGCATTTGTTTTGTTTTGTGTTTGTTCTGCAAATGTATTAATTTTTTATAAAAACAAAAAAAACTGTTTTTTAAAAAAAATTCTATTTAATTGAGCTGATGACTATTTTTTCATTATTATCGATATCAAACATATAATCTTCCAAGATTTTTTCGGTAGTTCCTCTCAGTCCTCTCGCGCCTAAACCTTTGTTCATAGTATCTTCTACAATTTCTTCAATCGCCTGATCAGTGAATTCCAGCGAAACTTTATCCATTTTGAAAAGTTCTGTAT is from Epilithonimonas vandammei and encodes:
- a CDS encoding T9SS type A sorting domain-containing protein, whose translation is MIKKIFTFKLLLFNTFCFTQVLTYVGNSALVTIQSQTLLYNGGGLQTDGNAVVNNSGNVVLNASSSDVLTVGSSSSFNLKLASTTSYGQLYITGIPQANITGKVNKEYLADVNSGTTARQQISLPFFNYKISDLVSNITNSPSNTAGNYLNVTNGSNNSAGRFSPSSVFKWNNAKARFDQIVSGGDLTTVNVGTALDYYIIPRRNSAGTVVWDAANTGNVTTFSGIPVSDITTVQSLSLTGAAAGISFGFNGSAANYFGEKYRTYLDDPFQSKTGNSGNWDTNYGKNLYQVANPFLTNIDLKYIGQAETTNSDGNAIPNLQGVAYYTSGLTWTKASGTGYPSENNNGGSNGTAGRTIVLTASSGVFQAGDISANRLIIKPMGEFMIKLSTDNGSNTASKIDFTALRRFSNVSRNNTTDTTNPTSRTADGTDIPADKIVKQLAVIMYDSDSLEIGRTYYAISPSAITGNNPGNTLLQAYNGDDSIIYTKEENINGGEDTNIITKLYINEANEIDFKSKEVPLFINYTTSPYYLAFEVYEKGERMPNGLSNGNHFYLKDSQGQLFKIDDGSSFSLSGNQNLGLYYQKPDATLLAESVLASQTFIAKKDSHWVVRFAKNWNKATVEVYSVSGQLMSSKSNISTNTDYLIPVNYQAKGVFVVKATSEKGEVVIKKIVN